TATCAACCTTTTTAAGCTCTTTGGCAAGATCTACATCAAAAGCATTCACTCCTTCTTTTTCCTGGCCTTCATTATTAAGAACAAGCTGTTCTTTAATATACTGCTCAAATAAAGCTTCGGCTCCGGCCCTGTCGGTTTCAACACCCACTGTAGCCAGGATGTTCTGCATCTTTTCCTGACGCATGTTCTCATACTGCCTTGGCTGCAACGAAGTAGCTGCAAAAGCCAGAACAACCCCTACTACCACAACCATAACGATGGCAAAAATGAACGTGTACGAATTGGTGTTCGTTTTATTTACTGTTTTCTCTTCCATAACTATACTACAGTTTCAACTTGTTTGTTAATACCTGCTGCTTTTCTTTTCACACGGCGTTTGATGTTACCCTGAATCACGTAGTGATCTATAGTTGGAGCAAATACGTTCATTAAAAGAATTGCCAGCATCACTCCTTCAGGATATGCAGGGTTGAATACCCTGATCATCACCGACAAGAAACCGATCAGGAATCCATAGATCCACTTCCCTTTGTAGGTTTGTGCCGCCGAAACAGGATCGGTTGCCATATAAACAATCCCGAAAGCCAGCCCTCCGGCTACCAGGTGATTGTACCATGGGAAGTTGGTAAGAGCATTCCCTTCAAGCCCCATAGCTGGAAGAGCGTTAAAGATCAAGCCCATTACTGAAGCTCCCAACACTGCACTTAGCATGATCCTCCAGCTACCCACTTTAGTGAATATGAGGAAGAGAGCTCCTAAAAGACACAATGCTGCTGAAGTCTCAGAAACTGAACCAGGGATCATTCCCCAGAACATATCCATTGTGGTATACTCAACCGGCTGACCGGCAGCAAGGGTTCCTAAAATCGTTTCTCCCGAAACCCCGTCTACCTGGGAAGCGTTCATTACCCACACCTGGTTACCCGACATATAAGTAGGATACGCAAAGAAGGCAAAAGCCCGTGCTGTAAGGGCGGGGTTAAGGATATTCATCCCGGTTCCCCCAAAAGCTTCTTTTCCAATAATTACAGCAAAAACTACCGAAATTGCCAGCATCCAAAGCGGAAGACCTACAGGCATGATCATCGGAATTAAAAGCCCCGTTACCAGGTAACCTTCGTTCACCTCGTGCCCTCTAAAAATGGCAAAAGCAAACTCAATTCCAAGCCCTACCGCATAAGAGACCACAATCATTGGCAGTATTTCAAGTGCCCCGTGACCAAATGCATCCCAGAAGTCAACTTCAGGCTGAATTTGTTTGAGGTACTGATAACCCACGTTCCACATACTAAAGAGCAGTACAGGCAGCAGGGCGATCACCACAGTGATCATCACCCTCTTTAAATCTACCGCATCCCTAACATGGGCACCTTTTCTTGTAGTGTGATTTGGAGTAAAGAGAAAAGTATCCAGCGCGTTAATGGCAGGAGAATACTTTTCAAGTTTTTTACCCTTAGCAAAGGGCTCCTTAAATTTATCTAATTTTTGTCTAATCCATTCCATAGTAAACAGTTTATCCAACTTCGGTGATCATGAGATCCAGCCCTAAGCGTATTATTTCTTGCGCCTCTAATTTTGAAGTGTTCACATAATCTACAAGTGCAAAATCTTCGGGAGCCACTTCATAGATCCCAAGATTTTCCATTTTTTCAATATCTGCCGCCATACAGGCTTTTAACAGCTGCATAGGGAAAATATCCATTGGCATCACTTCTTCCATCTCACCCGTAACTACCAGTGCCCTCTCTTCTCCGTGCAGGTTGGTGTTCACTTCGAATTTCTTATTCGGGAACATCCAGCTTAGGGAAGTACGGGAGTTAGAAGGAATGTTATTGTAAGTGAACGGCAACCATCCAAACATGCGGTATTTGTTACCCTCAGGTATCAAAGTGAGCTCATTTGGGAAAAAGCCGATATACTGCCCGGTATTCACCTGCTCTCCTGTAAGAACATCTCCCGAGATCACCCTTACATTCTTCTCATCTACCAAACCTGTAAAATCTTTTACAGCAGCCCCAATTCTGGCTTTAAAATACTTTCTGTCTTTTGCCTCACTTCCACAAACAGCTACTGTGCGTACGGGAGTAAATTTACCTGTAAGAAAAAGATCCCCAATATTGGCAACATCTTCAGGCTTGACAGTCCATACGCGATCGCCCATGTTGATTGGGTCGATCTTATGGATTTGCACCCCAACATTGGCTGCCGGGTGCGGACCAAAAACATTGTGAATTTCAACATTTTTGAGACCCTTTAAAGCCCCACTGCCTTTTCCATCTACAGAAACATGCACCTTCCCGGGAGTTAACCTGGTTAGCGCATTAAGCCCTGCCTGGAAAGCCTCTAGGCGATCTTTCAGAATAAACTCCACATCTGCAGAAAGCGGCGCAGTGTTCATTGCCGAAACAAAGATAGCTTTTGGGGTATCTGCCGGGTCTGCCGGGATATCGTAAGGCCGCTGATTCATAAAAGCCCAGCTCCCACTTTCGAGGATGCGGTTCTTTACGGCTTCAGCATCAGCATTTAACGGATCGAGTGTTCCAAATTCCCGGAATTCATCCGAAGCATCGGCCTCGATGACCACCTCAAGAATGCGGCGCTTCTCTCCTCTTACAATCTCCTTTACAGTACCACTAACAGGAGAAGTGAAACGAATTTGATCGGTGTATTTAGAAAAGAAAAGTTCATCACCCACCTTTACTTTTGCACCCTCTTTCACCACCATCTTTGGTATTACCGAATGAAAATCGGGTGGTTTTACAGCATAGGTTTTGGAGCGGGGTGCGTCAACAAGGGTTTTGTCGGCCTCACCCTTAAGGCGAAGCGTAAGCCCTCTTTTAATTCTAATGTCGTTGGACATAGGACGAAGTGTTAAATTTCATTTAAAATCGGGCAAATTTACTCATTTCCGACCCACAAATCCCAATATAAAACGAATAAATTCCCCTTAGAATTTGTTAAAATGAACAAATAATGATACTAATCAGTTTTTGAGTATATTTAAATTTATTTTTGGTGCATGAAGTCAATTTTACCCCTCTCTATATTTCTCCTCTTCGGATTTTTTTCTGCTGCACAAAACGTAGAAACCGCACCGCCCAATTACATACGTACCGTTATCTTCACGGGCGCCGGTGATTACAGCGGAGTTCCCATCGTGCAACTGGGCGAGCCACTGCTGCTCACCTTTGACGATCTCGTGGGGGATGAGGCCAATTATTACTACACCATTGAGCATTTTAACTACGATTGGACACCTTCAGAATTACTTAAAAATGAATATCTGGAAGGTTTTGACAATGTGCGCATCACCAATTACGAGAACTCGTTCAACACGCTCCAGCTTTACTCGCATTACGAGTTGCGCATTCCCAACGACAACACCCGCGCGCTCAAAGTTAGCGGCAACTATCTCATCAAGATATTTAACGACAATAAGGAGCTGGTGTTCTCCCGAAAATTCATTGTTTACGAGCCCCTAACAAGGGTACAGGTGACAGTGAGAAAGGCTGGTGAAGTAAGAAATATCCAGACCAAACAGGTGGTGAATTTTGAAGTAGACTCTCCCGAGTTCATCATTCGCAACCCACAACAATCGGTTTGGGCGGTTATTTTGCAAAACAACAATCTCAAGACCGCCATTTATAACATACGCCCGCAGTACCACATTGGCACTAGCCTCATTTACAAGTACGATGACCTCACCTCTTTCTGGGCCGGCAACGAATACCTTAGCTTTGACAGTAAAGATCTTAGGGCCGCCACAGTTAAGATAAGATACATTGAGCTGAACGATTTGTACCATCACTACCTTTTTCAGGATCCCATAAGGGCATTCCAACCCTATACTTACAATCCGGATATTAACGGAAAGTTCCTGGTAAACAAATTTGAAGCGCTTGAAGACGATATTGAGGCCGGTTATGTGTGGACCCATTTTGCCCTAGCGGCACCCCAACCTCTGGAAGGTGGCGAGGTACACCTTTACGGCGAATTCAATAATTTTGTGCTTGATGAAAGTACAAAGCTCGAATACAACCCCAACACCGGTGCTTATGAAACGGCACGTCTCTTCAAACAGGGATACTACGATTATAAATATGTATTTCTTCGGAAGGATGGCATTCTTGATGAAGGTTTTATAAGCGGAAATTTTGTTAGCACAGAGAACAATTATACCGTGCTGATCTATTACCTGCCTCCCGGCGGAAGGTTTACCAGGGTTATAGGAATGGGCTCAGCTACCTCATTAAACATCAGCAATTAAGTCATCTGCATAGTTTCTCATGAACGAGGGTCAAAATTTACCAAAGATCTACAAGGAGCGGCACAAACTGAAGTACCGCAGCACAGAATGCCTAAACTGCCATCACCCTCTTGATATAAGCGACCAGTTCTGTCCAAATTGCAGCCAGCTTAACAGCACCAAAAAGCTGTCATTTAACGATTTTTTCAACGAATTTTTTGCCGGAATTTTTGCTTATGATTCCCGGTTTTACAGAACGCTGGGAGCCCTGCTTTTTAAACCCGGGAAAATTTCTAAAGATTACATTCAGGGAAAAAGGGTGCGTTATGCCAACCCTTACCGGTTCTACCTTAGCGCATCCATCATTTTTTTCCTGCTTTGGAGTGTCACCCACGAAATTGAATCCCCCGTGAACCTCAACCTCGATGGCAATGCTGCAGAACAAAGGGAAGTTGATTCCATTTTAACCGCCCAGGGTATAGAAAATCAGCCCTTAGAAGCCTTTCTTCCTTCCAACGACAGCGTCTCAACCCATGAATATATTGCGGAAAAAGACCTGGACACCATGAGCTTTTTTAATGCCCGAATAAAGCAATGGCAGGTATTTTCAGATCATTACGAAGCTACCGGGATGAGAAATTCCGAAGTTGCTCTAGACAGCCTCAACTACTCCAATTCCCGTTTCAATCAATGGTTTTACAGGAAAACCGTGAACTTTAAAATTTTCAGTTCAGACGCTAACCTGTTCTGGAACTATTTTTACAGCAAGCTGCCGTTCATCATTTTCTTTTACCTGCCGGTGTTTGCCCTCTTTATCTGGCTGCTTTATTTGCGAAGGCCCTTCACCTACATGGAACATCTCATCTTTACCTTCCACAACCAAACCACCTGGTTTGTGCTGTTTGGGATAGCAGTGGGAATAAATACCCTCTTCAGCAGTAAAATTGCCACCGATGCTGCCATGCTCATCTTCGCTTTTTACCTCTATAAAGCTTTTAGAAAATTCTACGGGCAGGGAAGAGTTAAAACGTTGATAAAGTTTATTATAATAAATATTATATTCTTTACTTTAGCCTTATTAGCATTCATATTTTCGGTGCTGGCTTCATTTGCGATCTACTAGCATGATTCAACAAATTACCAGAGGCATAAAAATCTCTATAGAAACAAATTTTGAAGGGACCTTTTATAAAAATTACCGGGTCCACTTTGCCTTTGGCTATCAGGTAACCATAGAAAATCAAAGCAAGGATTCCGTGCAACTAAGCTCCAGGTTCTGGAAGATAAAAGATGCCCTCAACCGCACTGAAATCGTGGAAGGAGAAGGCGTTATTGGGAAAAAGCCAGTTTTAAAACCGGGAGAATCCCACACCTACAAAAGCGGATGCTTACTCACCTCCCCCTTTGGAGCCATGAGCGGCTTTTACAGCATGATCAACTTTACCTCCTCCAGGAAGTTCAGGGTTGCCATTCCATCTTTTAAGCTAAGTGCCCCTTTTGCACTGAATTAATTTTGGGTTCAAGGTTTAAGGTTCAAGGTTCAAAAAAATAAATTTCTCAAAATACCTTTTTTGACACCCAAAAAACCGCAAGCCGAAACCGGCAACGCGTAACGAGCAACCGTCACAGGGAGCTGTGCAACCTGCCACTAAACCTCTAAATCGAGCCTGGATTCCTCCATCGCCTCCAGGTCTTTGTAATAAAAAAATCCTTTCCCTTCAAAAATGGCAATTTGGGAGATACTTTTGGTCTTCACAAAACCCCGGTCTATAATCACCCCTTTGTCACTGTCTCCTTTTCCTGCTGAAAAGTGGAAATTCAGGAGCGTTTTGGGAGTGAGTGCCTGTTCCTGCTGAAGTTTTAAAAACCATTCTTCCCGTAGTTCTTTCATTTCTGAAGTGTACAGCGGGCTAGATGACCAGATGTGAGGCTTCAGGGGTAACTTTTTATAGTGTTTTTTAGTGCCATCCCAAACAAATTCAGCAAAAAAGAGCTCTTTTTGCCAGTCGGCTGCTACAATGGTGAAAGGTTCAACTTCAGAAAGGTCGTATTTTTCAACAGCTTCAGTAAAATCTTCAGCAGCCAGAAGATCTTTTACTACCACTCCCCTGCTTTTGCCGTAAGGCAGTTTTCGTTCATGCTTTTTAAAGGCACCATTCAGCAGACAAATTACCCGCTTCTGTTCACTTAAACCCAGCCAGGTGCCGCCGGCCAAAACATCTTTTGGAAATGCCATTTTTAAGCCTTTAACATTGTACAGCTTTGGCGGCAGGGTTTTCCTGCCCGGGGCTTCATCGCGGTTGGAGGTAAGAACGAACGAATTTTGGCCTTTTAGAGGCAGAATAGTCACCGTGCACATTATGAAAAAATTAAGATTCTTTACCTTTTAGCTGCTGATCTTGAGTAAATTTCAGAAAAAAATGGATGAAGCAAAGTTCTTTTAAATTTTTTACCTTTACGACCACACATTTTAGAAATCAAAAAAAATTATTACAACACTATGGGAAAAGGTGTATTCCAGGTTCCGCAGGCAGTAAATGAACCCGTAAAGTCATATGCCCCGGGAACACCCGAAAGAGATGCCGTTTTAAAGGCTTATAAAGAATTGTACAACAGCAAGGTAGAGGTTCCACTTTATATTGGTGGCGAAGAGATCAAGACGGGAGATACAGCCCCAATGAATCCGCCGCACGACCATCAACATCACCTTGGCGACTACCATAAAGCTTCAAAAGAGCATGTGGAAAAGGCCATAAAATCTGCTCTTGAAGCCCGCGAAAAATGGGCAAACCTTGAATGGGAACAAAGGGCTGCCGTATTTTTGAAAGCTGCCGAACTTATTGCCGGGCCTTACCGTTACAAGATCAATGCTGCTACCATGATTGGGCAGTCAAAAAATATTTTTCAGGCTGAAATTGATTCGGCCTGTGAGCTTATAGATTTTCTGCGTTTTAACGTGGAGTACATGACCCGCATTTACGAAGAGCAGCCAGAGTCTTCTTCGGAAGCCTGGAACCGGCTTGAATACCGCCCGCTTGAAGGTTTTGTGTATGCGGTAACCCCGTTCAACTTTACGGCTATTGCCGGTAACCTGCCTTCGGCCCCTGCTTTAATGGGAAATGTTGCCGTTTGGAAGCCAAGTGACTCGCAGGTGTATTCGGCCCGGGTGATCATGGAAGTTTTTAAAGAAGCAGGACTGCCGGACGGAGTAATCAACATGGTGATGGGAGATCCAAAAATGATCTCTGACACTATTCTTGAGAACAGGGATTTTGCCGGACTTCATTTTACCGGAAGCACCACGGTGTTCAAGAACCTTTGGAAACAAATAGGAGAAAATATACATAACTACAGATCTTACCCTCGAATTGTAGGTGAAACCGGCGGTAAAGATTTCATCATCGCCCACCCAAGTGCAAAACCAAAGCAGGTTGCAACCGCAATTTCGCGTGGGGCATTCGAATTCCAGGGGCAAAAATGTAGCGCTGCTTCAAGAGTGTATCTTCCAAAGAGCATGTGGGAAGAAGTGAAATCTTATGTAGTTGAAGATGTAAAGTCTTTCAAAATGGGATCTCCCGAAGATATGAGCAACTTCATTACAGCAGTGATTCACGAAGCTTCATTTGATAAACTGGCCAAATTCATTGATGCCGCCAAAAATGACAGTGATGCAGAAATCGTAGTGGGCGGAAATTACGACAAATCTAAAGGATGGTTTGTTGAACCTACTGTTATTCTTACTAATGATCCTAAATACAGCACAATGTGCACCGAGTTGTTTGGACCTGTAGTGACTGTGTATCTCTACGAAGATGAAAAGTGGAATGACACCCTGAAGTTGGTAGATGACAATGAATATGCCCTTACCGGAGCTATTCTTTCTCAAGACCGTTACGCAGCTGCCGAAGCTACAAAAGCTTTACAAAATGCTGCCGGAAACTTCTATATCAACGACAAACCTACCGGTGCCGTGGTTGGACAACAACCTTTTGGAGGTGCGCGTGGTAGTGGAACTAATGACAAAGCCGGTTCAATCCTGAACCTTTATCGATGGATTTCGCCAAGAACCATTAAGGAAACATTTGTTCCCCCTACAGATTACAGGTATCCATTCCTGGGAGAATAGGAAGAATATGCCATCAAAAAGCCGCCAAAAAAATGCCTTTTTTGGCGGCTTTTTTTATTCCTGCTATGCATCAGCTTGCACAGCCTCTAAATTTCTACATACTTTTCTTACACAGAATAAGTTAAAATTATCTAATAATAGTTAAATATCAACTATTTACCCGATAATTCTAACTCTTGCCAAAAACCCCTAAAAAATATACTTAATTCACAGTAAATTAGTACGTTAACGCTCCCCTCCTATTTTCTTGTCCCCAAACGTGCTGTGAATATGGTAAAAAAACTACTCGGTAAAATTGCTGTTTTTTGGGCTCTTATTCTTACTCCGTTTATAAGCTGGGGGCAGGAGTGTACAGACGCTGTGCCTACGTTTTCCATTACCAACCATACCGGGAGCAGTATTTGTGAAGGCGAACCCTTAAATTTTAGTGCCGCGGTATCTCCATCCAATCCACAGATCCCCTATGAATACCAGTGGCAGGTACAGGTAAACGGGGGTGCATGGACCAATATTTCCGGTTTTGGCGCAGAGACTGCCAACCTTTCAAATTATGCAGCGGCTATTGGCAGTAACAGGATAAGGTTGCAAGTAACCTACTGTGGCGGCACTACAGGAGTAAATACCCTAACCAGCAACTCTTCCGCAACCATCACGGTTTATGAAAACAAGACAGGCAGTGTTAACATAAGTGCCGATAAAACCCATATTTGCCCCGGCGAACAAATCACTTTCTCTTCAAGCCCTTTTAATCACGGGGGTTCGGGGGCGACTTATGAATGGAGGCTGCTCAGCAACAACAGCATTTTAAGCACAGCTTCTACATTCACCTCTGCTGCCATTCCAGATGGCGGGCAGGTAAAACTCTATATGACCTCCTCTGTTCCCTGTGTTGACCCTTTTGAAAGCAACATTATCAATATTTCGCACAAAGCAGGAATGCCTTCCCAACCTTCGGCCATCTCCATTGACACAGAACCCGACACGGTTATATGTCCCGAAACCTCAGTTACTTTTTCAGTCACAAGTGATCCTGCCGCCAGTAATTACATCTGGACTTTACCCACAGGATGGGAAGGTGCCAGTACAACAAATATTATCACGCTCACCACCGGCCAGGCCGGTGCTACGATGCAGACAATTTCTGTTAAGGCCGAAAACGAATGTGGCCAAAGTGCTACGACTACGCTGGATGTCACAGTGGGTCCCGGCATACCCGCCACACCTTCGGAAATTCAGATCACAGATGAAGATAATGACGGCATCATTTGCCCCGGTGAAAACATAACACTTTCGGTAACAAACGACAGAGAAGCAACCAGTTATACCTGGAGCCTGCCTGCCGGATGGATTGGATCCAGCACCTCAAATTCAATCGCCGTTAGCGGGATCGAATCCGGAGAAAATGGTACTGTCTCTGTCTATTCCTCCAACGAATGTTCGCCCGGTACCAGCAGCAGTCTTAGTGTGAGTGTTAATGATCCGGTTCCTTCCATGCCCGGAGCTATTACAGGCGCAAACCTGGTGTGCACTGGTATAGACGCCACTTATTCAATAAGTGCCGTGCCATACGCCGACACTTATGAATGGATCCTGGACGGGAAGCTGATTAATGAAAATACCGGAACAAATTTCCTTTTTAATTCCACAGCAGTTGGCCCCCATACCCTGGAGGTCCTGGCGAAAAATGAATGCGGCAGCAGCACAGTCTCATCTATGATCATAGAAGTAGACGACGGCGCTCCCGGTGCTGTAAAGATTAGCAATTCTAATGGGGAAAGCAGCTTTTGTGAAGGAGCCACAGGCCTGATCTTTTCTGTACCCGCAGATGCCAAAGCAGATAATTACTCCTGGACGGTTCCTGCCGGCTGGATTATCACCTCCAGCAATGAGAACTCAGTAACCGTAACAGCAGGTTCATTTGGGCAGGATGGAAATATATCGGTGACCGCATCCTCAGCACAGGCTTGTGGTGAGGTGAGCGACAGCTTTCCGGTTTCTGTAAAGCATCTCGTTCCCCCTGCACCGGCAGGTATTTCAGGCCCCGCACAGGTTTGCATGGGAAGCACCAACACCTTTACTGTAGGCAGTGTAAATTATGCTACCGGCTATAAGTGGATACTGTCTAACGGTACTTCCCTTACCACCACGGGACCTTCAGTTGAACTCCCTATCACTTCATCCGGAGCATTAGGCCTAACTGTTCTGGCTATAAATGAATGTGGGGAAAGTTCAGCCTCACCAAGTTTCGCAATAGAATCTTTTAATTCAGTTCCTTTAAAACCTGGCCCCATAAGGAGCAGCCTATCCAGCCTTAATGTTTGCCCACCTATTAACGGAGTTACTTTTACTATTGATAAAACAGATCATGCAACAGATTATACCTGGAATCTGCCAGGCGGCTGGTATATTGTTGATGGCAAAGGCACTGAAAGCATTACTGTAGATATTTCCGCAAATGTTGCTTTAAGTAGCGGCAGTGTTAGTGTAAAAGCAAATAATACTTGCGGAAGTAGTGTAGCTTCAGACCCATTTGTGATAACCCTGGGTAAATACGTAGTTGCCGATTTAGGCCCAGATCTAACAGTTTGCGAAGTCTCCGCTCCCATCTCATTTACTGCCAATGTTTCCTTCAGCAACAAATCTATTAAGGTAGTTAACATTTACTCCCCCGATGCTTCCGGTGCTCTCCCCAATCCTCCCAATGGACCAGTTAAGAATTTCACTTTTAGTTACACCCCGGTGGCAGCCGATTTTGCAAAAGAATATATTAGCATCCGCTTAAAAACAGAAGACCCCAAAGGAGAATGTGACTCTCCAATTGAAGAGTACAATGATGAAGTAAAGGTCTATTTTCGGGATAAGCCTAGTGCCAGCTTCACTTCTGCAAATTCTGAAGTGTGTTACAATACAGGCACCACATTGGAAATCTCGGGAACTCCAAATACCACAATTTCCTACTCCAATGGCGCCTCAAGTTTTACTGCCAATCTCGACAGCTCGGGCAAGGCTTCGGTGACAACGGGAAATCTGCTTCAAACCACAACTTACACTTTAATGTCGATCGCCTACACCAATGGTGCCGGGTGTTCCGAGAATATTACAGGCAGCACCACCATCTTAGTAAACCCCATTCCCAATGCTGTGCTGACATATAACCAGGATTCCTTCTGCAATTCTGATACCCAGGTTTATACGCCTCAATTTTCAAATACGGCAGGAATTTTTGAAGGGGGGCTGTTTTCGGCTACGGGCATTGCCGTAAATGCCACAAATGGTTCCTTTTCCCCAAATGGCGTTCCTCCCGGAAATTATATTATCACTTATGCTTTTGATGATCCTTTATCCTGCGGATATCCACCTCTTACTACCGAAATAACCATTTTCGAGTCAGTTGCCATTACTTCGCAGC
This Salinimicrobium tongyeongense DNA region includes the following protein-coding sequences:
- a CDS encoding DUF3667 domain-containing protein, with protein sequence MNEGQNLPKIYKERHKLKYRSTECLNCHHPLDISDQFCPNCSQLNSTKKLSFNDFFNEFFAGIFAYDSRFYRTLGALLFKPGKISKDYIQGKRVRYANPYRFYLSASIIFFLLWSVTHEIESPVNLNLDGNAAEQREVDSILTAQGIENQPLEAFLPSNDSVSTHEYIAEKDLDTMSFFNARIKQWQVFSDHYEATGMRNSEVALDSLNYSNSRFNQWFYRKTVNFKIFSSDANLFWNYFYSKLPFIIFFYLPVFALFIWLLYLRRPFTYMEHLIFTFHNQTTWFVLFGIAVGINTLFSSKIATDAAMLIFAFYLYKAFRKFYGQGRVKTLIKFIIINIIFFTLALLAFIFSVLASFAIY
- the apaG gene encoding Co2+/Mg2+ efflux protein ApaG, with the translated sequence MIQQITRGIKISIETNFEGTFYKNYRVHFAFGYQVTIENQSKDSVQLSSRFWKIKDALNRTEIVEGEGVIGKKPVLKPGESHTYKSGCLLTSPFGAMSGFYSMINFTSSRKFRVAIPSFKLSAPFALN
- a CDS encoding Na(+)-translocating NADH-quinone reductase subunit A → MSNDIRIKRGLTLRLKGEADKTLVDAPRSKTYAVKPPDFHSVIPKMVVKEGAKVKVGDELFFSKYTDQIRFTSPVSGTVKEIVRGEKRRILEVVIEADASDEFREFGTLDPLNADAEAVKNRILESGSWAFMNQRPYDIPADPADTPKAIFVSAMNTAPLSADVEFILKDRLEAFQAGLNALTRLTPGKVHVSVDGKGSGALKGLKNVEIHNVFGPHPAANVGVQIHKIDPINMGDRVWTVKPEDVANIGDLFLTGKFTPVRTVAVCGSEAKDRKYFKARIGAAVKDFTGLVDEKNVRVISGDVLTGEQVNTGQYIGFFPNELTLIPEGNKYRMFGWLPFTYNNIPSNSRTSLSWMFPNKKFEVNTNLHGEERALVVTGEMEEVMPMDIFPMQLLKACMAADIEKMENLGIYEVAPEDFALVDYVNTSKLEAQEIIRLGLDLMITEVG
- the pruA gene encoding L-glutamate gamma-semialdehyde dehydrogenase, which gives rise to MGKGVFQVPQAVNEPVKSYAPGTPERDAVLKAYKELYNSKVEVPLYIGGEEIKTGDTAPMNPPHDHQHHLGDYHKASKEHVEKAIKSALEAREKWANLEWEQRAAVFLKAAELIAGPYRYKINAATMIGQSKNIFQAEIDSACELIDFLRFNVEYMTRIYEEQPESSSEAWNRLEYRPLEGFVYAVTPFNFTAIAGNLPSAPALMGNVAVWKPSDSQVYSARVIMEVFKEAGLPDGVINMVMGDPKMISDTILENRDFAGLHFTGSTTVFKNLWKQIGENIHNYRSYPRIVGETGGKDFIIAHPSAKPKQVATAISRGAFEFQGQKCSAASRVYLPKSMWEEVKSYVVEDVKSFKMGSPEDMSNFITAVIHEASFDKLAKFIDAAKNDSDAEIVVGGNYDKSKGWFVEPTVILTNDPKYSTMCTELFGPVVTVYLYEDEKWNDTLKLVDDNEYALTGAILSQDRYAAAEATKALQNAAGNFYINDKPTGAVVGQQPFGGARGSGTNDKAGSILNLYRWISPRTIKETFVPPTDYRYPFLGE
- a CDS encoding NADH:ubiquinone reductase (Na(+)-transporting) subunit B yields the protein MEWIRQKLDKFKEPFAKGKKLEKYSPAINALDTFLFTPNHTTRKGAHVRDAVDLKRVMITVVIALLPVLLFSMWNVGYQYLKQIQPEVDFWDAFGHGALEILPMIVVSYAVGLGIEFAFAIFRGHEVNEGYLVTGLLIPMIMPVGLPLWMLAISVVFAVIIGKEAFGGTGMNILNPALTARAFAFFAYPTYMSGNQVWVMNASQVDGVSGETILGTLAAGQPVEYTTMDMFWGMIPGSVSETSAALCLLGALFLIFTKVGSWRIMLSAVLGASVMGLIFNALPAMGLEGNALTNFPWYNHLVAGGLAFGIVYMATDPVSAAQTYKGKWIYGFLIGFLSVMIRVFNPAYPEGVMLAILLMNVFAPTIDHYVIQGNIKRRVKRKAAGINKQVETVV
- a CDS encoding type IX secretion system plug protein, which encodes MKSILPLSIFLLFGFFSAAQNVETAPPNYIRTVIFTGAGDYSGVPIVQLGEPLLLTFDDLVGDEANYYYTIEHFNYDWTPSELLKNEYLEGFDNVRITNYENSFNTLQLYSHYELRIPNDNTRALKVSGNYLIKIFNDNKELVFSRKFIVYEPLTRVQVTVRKAGEVRNIQTKQVVNFEVDSPEFIIRNPQQSVWAVILQNNNLKTAIYNIRPQYHIGTSLIYKYDDLTSFWAGNEYLSFDSKDLRAATVKIRYIELNDLYHHYLFQDPIRAFQPYTYNPDINGKFLVNKFEALEDDIEAGYVWTHFALAAPQPLEGGEVHLYGEFNNFVLDESTKLEYNPNTGAYETARLFKQGYYDYKYVFLRKDGILDEGFISGNFVSTENNYTVLIYYLPPGGRFTRVIGMGSATSLNISN
- a CDS encoding NRDE family protein; the protein is MCTVTILPLKGQNSFVLTSNRDEAPGRKTLPPKLYNVKGLKMAFPKDVLAGGTWLGLSEQKRVICLLNGAFKKHERKLPYGKSRGVVVKDLLAAEDFTEAVEKYDLSEVEPFTIVAADWQKELFFAEFVWDGTKKHYKKLPLKPHIWSSSPLYTSEMKELREEWFLKLQQEQALTPKTLLNFHFSAGKGDSDKGVIIDRGFVKTKSISQIAIFEGKGFFYYKDLEAMEESRLDLEV